One genomic window of Anaeromyxobacter diazotrophicus includes the following:
- a CDS encoding lipopolysaccharide biosynthesis protein, with product MPTQPSLLGRAGPLIAARLASACVTLFIPLVLARMMPQAEYGTYKLLFLVSLTAAAVLPLGVAQSLYFFVPRAREPRVYFGQTLAFMLAAGGLGGAALLAAAPLLARALSTPGILEHRLELALFTALAVGAAPLEPSITSQGRTRLAALFYLGSDALRAAALIVPALIGLGLHGMMRAMVAWASLRLGTAWAITLLAQRGRLWDRALFRQQLAYALPFGMAIVFAIPQQYAHQFIVAHAVGPALFAVYAVACFELPFVDLFYTPTGEVLMVQLGELDRAGRRSEGAAAFRDAVARLAALLLPPIAFVFAVAPAFITTMFGPRFAGAAPLFRVCLLVMPLGIWPLDATLRARGETRHILLTYVLKAAVSIPVVWLAVERFGLPGAAAAYVGSEFLGRALLAWRVPRALSSRGHAVRLGELVPGRALARTVAVAVGLAALGAAAYQLAARFEVAPRGSSLHRVFALGVASLVFGAGYLWQLLASGAQVPGALGALLERRRAKRAVAAAP from the coding sequence GTGCCCACGCAACCCTCCCTGCTCGGCCGCGCCGGCCCGCTCATCGCGGCGCGCCTCGCCTCGGCCTGCGTCACGCTCTTCATCCCGCTCGTGCTGGCGCGGATGATGCCGCAGGCGGAGTACGGCACCTACAAGCTGCTCTTCCTCGTCTCCCTGACCGCGGCGGCGGTGCTGCCCCTCGGGGTGGCGCAGAGCCTCTACTTCTTCGTGCCCCGCGCGCGCGAGCCGCGGGTCTACTTCGGGCAGACGCTCGCCTTCATGCTCGCCGCCGGCGGGTTGGGCGGCGCGGCGCTCCTCGCGGCGGCGCCGCTCCTGGCGCGCGCTCTCTCCACCCCGGGGATCCTGGAGCACCGGCTGGAGCTGGCGCTCTTCACGGCGCTGGCGGTGGGGGCGGCCCCGCTCGAGCCGTCGATCACCTCGCAGGGCCGGACGAGGCTGGCGGCGCTGTTCTACCTCGGCTCCGACGCCCTCCGCGCCGCGGCGCTGATCGTCCCGGCGCTGATCGGGCTGGGCCTGCACGGGATGATGCGCGCGATGGTCGCCTGGGCCTCGCTGCGGCTCGGCACCGCCTGGGCCATCACGCTGCTCGCCCAGCGCGGGCGGCTCTGGGACCGGGCGCTGTTCCGCCAGCAGCTCGCCTACGCCCTGCCCTTCGGGATGGCCATCGTCTTCGCCATCCCGCAGCAGTACGCGCACCAGTTCATCGTCGCGCACGCGGTCGGCCCGGCGCTCTTCGCGGTGTACGCGGTGGCCTGCTTCGAGCTCCCGTTCGTGGACCTCTTCTACACGCCGACCGGCGAGGTGCTGATGGTCCAGCTCGGCGAGCTCGACCGCGCCGGCCGCCGCAGCGAGGGCGCGGCGGCGTTCCGGGACGCGGTGGCGCGGCTCGCGGCGCTGCTGCTGCCGCCCATCGCCTTCGTCTTCGCGGTGGCGCCCGCCTTCATCACCACCATGTTCGGGCCTCGGTTCGCCGGGGCGGCGCCGCTCTTCCGCGTCTGCCTGCTGGTCATGCCGCTCGGGATCTGGCCGCTCGACGCGACGCTGCGGGCGCGGGGCGAGACGCGCCACATCCTCCTCACCTACGTCCTCAAGGCGGCGGTCAGCATCCCGGTGGTGTGGCTGGCGGTGGAGCGCTTCGGCCTCCCGGGCGCGGCCGCCGCCTACGTGGGCTCGGAGTTCCTCGGCCGGGCGCTCCTCGCCTGGCGCGTGCCGCGCGCGCTGTCGTCGCGCGGCCACGCCGTGCGGCTCGGCGAGCTCGTCCCGGGGCGCGCGCTCGCGCGCACGGTCGCGGTGGCGGTGGGGCTCGCCGCCCTGGGCGCGGCCGCCTACCAGCTCGCGGCGCGCTTCGAGGTGGCGCCGCGGGGGTCTTCCCTGCACCGCGTCTTCGCGCTGGGGGTGGCCTCGCTCGTGTTCGGCGCCGGGTACCTGTGGCAGCTGCTCGCCTCCGGGGCCCAGGTGCCGGGCGCCCTCGGCGCCCTGCTGGAGCGCCGCCGCGCGAAGCGGGCGGTGGCGGCGGCGCCGTAG
- a CDS encoding aminotransferase class IV, whose protein sequence is MATVVNLDGKLVPPAKATISVFDRGFLYGDSVYEVVRTYRRRPFELDAHLARLARSAGRLGLEPAWDAPRTRRELLATLAAVPPEADPDPEAAPWNQGQLSLRVIMTRGAGELGLDPALAVEPRALVIASPLRAPPLAAYRAGVGCRIVGVRHEAPGAVDPGAKTGAHLANVLAVREARASGAHEALLLGAGGQVTEGASSNVFAVRAGALVTPPLGAGILAGVTRALVLELAREAGLPAREAPLLPADLAGAEELFLTSTAREILPVTSLDGRPAGGGRVGPVTTRLGALFRARADRAAGGPG, encoded by the coding sequence ATGGCGACGGTGGTGAACCTGGACGGGAAGCTCGTCCCGCCCGCGAAGGCGACCATCTCGGTCTTCGATCGCGGGTTCCTCTACGGCGACAGCGTCTACGAGGTGGTGCGCACGTACCGGCGCCGCCCCTTCGAGCTCGACGCGCACCTCGCGCGGCTGGCGCGCTCGGCCGGGCGGCTCGGCCTGGAGCCGGCCTGGGACGCGCCGCGCACGCGGCGCGAGCTGCTCGCCACCCTGGCGGCGGTCCCGCCGGAGGCCGACCCCGACCCGGAGGCCGCGCCCTGGAACCAGGGCCAGCTCTCGCTGCGCGTCATCATGACGCGCGGCGCGGGCGAGCTCGGGCTCGACCCTGCGCTCGCGGTCGAGCCGCGCGCGCTCGTCATCGCGAGCCCGCTGCGCGCGCCGCCGCTGGCCGCCTACCGCGCCGGGGTCGGCTGCCGGATCGTGGGCGTGCGCCACGAGGCGCCCGGCGCGGTTGATCCGGGCGCGAAGACGGGGGCCCACCTCGCGAACGTGCTCGCCGTCCGCGAGGCGCGCGCCTCCGGCGCCCACGAGGCGCTCCTGCTCGGAGCGGGCGGGCAGGTGACGGAGGGCGCCTCCTCCAACGTGTTCGCCGTGCGCGCCGGCGCGCTCGTGACCCCGCCGCTCGGGGCCGGCATCCTGGCCGGCGTGACGCGCGCCCTCGTGCTGGAGCTCGCGCGCGAGGCCGGGCTGCCGGCGCGCGAGGCGCCGCTCCTCCCCGCGGATCTGGCCGGGGCGGAGGAGCTCTTCCTCACCTCCACCGCGCGCGAGATCCTGCCGGTGACCTCGCTCGACGGCCGGCCCGCGGGCGGGGGGCGAGTGGGTCCGGTGACCACCCGGCTCGGGGCGCTGTTCCGCGCCAGGGCCGACCGCGCCGCCGGCGGGCCGGGATAG
- a CDS encoding HEAT repeat domain-containing protein has product MSRFPLHALLAAAALAATPPARAGDAQAARALAALRQDPSRKVRARAAEVLAGRAGRGAVPALCRTLTEDEAAAVRVAAASALQRLGDPSARWALRDASARDPDPSVREAASRALDVLLRGARAVVLEEPQGGGAAARAALQRALAAELPRRGFAVVDGRAAAGYHLKPAVLRVDLSRAGGGARVEVKASVVAVDGSGRIAAMVEGGARARTAAAGAPVEELEAQAFAAAAGSLCEDLARRLLEAP; this is encoded by the coding sequence ATGTCCAGGTTCCCCCTCCACGCCCTCCTGGCCGCCGCGGCGCTGGCGGCGACGCCCCCGGCCCGCGCCGGGGACGCGCAGGCGGCGCGGGCCCTGGCGGCGCTCCGGCAGGACCCCTCTCGCAAGGTGCGAGCCCGGGCGGCCGAGGTGCTGGCGGGGCGCGCCGGCCGCGGGGCGGTCCCGGCGCTGTGCCGGACCCTCACCGAGGACGAGGCGGCGGCCGTGCGCGTCGCGGCGGCCTCGGCGCTGCAGCGGCTGGGCGATCCGTCGGCCCGGTGGGCGCTCCGGGACGCCTCGGCCCGCGACCCCGACCCGAGCGTGCGCGAGGCGGCGAGCCGCGCGCTCGACGTGCTGCTGCGGGGCGCCCGGGCGGTGGTGCTGGAGGAGCCGCAGGGCGGCGGCGCCGCGGCGCGCGCGGCGCTCCAGCGCGCGCTGGCGGCCGAGCTGCCGCGGCGCGGCTTCGCGGTGGTGGACGGGCGCGCGGCGGCGGGGTACCACCTGAAGCCGGCCGTGCTCAGGGTGGACCTCTCGCGCGCCGGCGGCGGTGCGCGGGTCGAGGTGAAGGCCTCGGTGGTCGCGGTGGACGGGAGCGGCCGGATCGCGGCGATGGTGGAGGGAGGCGCCCGCGCTCGCACCGCCGCGGCGGGCGCGCCGGTGGAGGAGCTCGAGGCGCAGGCCTTCGCCGCCGCCGCCGGCAGCCTGTGCGAGGACCTGGCGCGGCGCCTTCTCGAGGCGCCGTGA
- a CDS encoding SpoIID/LytB domain-containing protein, giving the protein MTRLLAALWLAASDLAPPAPHPLPPPLPAPEAVQQPARREPDDALDLLWSHRLNFAAGGAPLVTVRLMEGQAEVAFRPRARARLRARGGAVLEVPAGEALRVRAVGALPAALAHHPLLGEAVFADRARLAALRRLWEERGVAVEQRLTGGIYGIAGRVVDSRRVVLLASGDGSEGFAHEFAEEALAQYGSRTGTFSEVVRRPTGQLEVLDAAGRRLAAADALLTLEVDGDAGVVVSAVEHDVGYAAHGREDRAYRGRLHVTLDASGRLAAVLAVPLEELLRGLVPSEIPAGAAREALKAQAVTARSNVLAQIGTRHLTDPWVLCSEVHCQAYRGEAAQTAATDAAVRETAGEALFGRADRALVDAVYSALCGGHGEDNDAVWPVPPDASLRGHPDLPPGAAQAWAGGLRDEARLRAFLAAPPQAWCARARGAPRERWRWERRLSPAELDALAAPLGVGHVVQLEVTSRGVSGRARSLTVTGETGTGVVEGELRIRRFLGNLPSAMIALDREGPALVVRGGGWGHGAGMCQWGAVGRAEAGQDYREILRAYYSGAEVGRIY; this is encoded by the coding sequence GTGACGCGCCTCCTGGCCGCGCTCTGGCTCGCCGCGAGCGATCTCGCGCCCCCGGCCCCCCACCCGCTGCCGCCGCCGCTGCCGGCCCCGGAGGCCGTGCAGCAGCCCGCCCGGCGCGAGCCGGACGACGCGCTCGACCTCCTCTGGAGCCACCGGCTCAACTTCGCCGCCGGCGGCGCGCCGCTCGTGACGGTGCGGCTCATGGAGGGCCAGGCCGAGGTCGCCTTCCGCCCGCGGGCCCGCGCCCGGCTGCGCGCGCGCGGCGGGGCCGTGCTCGAGGTCCCGGCCGGCGAGGCGCTCCGGGTGCGGGCGGTGGGGGCCCTCCCGGCGGCGCTCGCGCACCACCCGCTGCTCGGGGAGGCGGTGTTCGCCGACCGCGCGCGGCTGGCCGCCCTCCGCCGGCTGTGGGAGGAGCGCGGGGTGGCGGTGGAGCAGCGCCTCACCGGCGGGATCTACGGCATCGCCGGGCGGGTGGTGGACAGCCGCCGCGTCGTGCTCCTCGCGAGCGGCGACGGCAGCGAGGGGTTCGCCCACGAGTTCGCGGAGGAGGCGCTGGCGCAGTACGGCAGCCGCACCGGCACCTTCAGCGAGGTGGTGCGCCGCCCGACCGGGCAGCTCGAGGTGCTGGACGCGGCGGGGCGGCGGCTCGCGGCCGCGGACGCGCTCCTCACGCTGGAGGTGGACGGCGACGCCGGGGTGGTGGTGAGCGCGGTCGAGCACGACGTCGGCTACGCGGCGCACGGCCGGGAGGACCGCGCCTACCGCGGGCGGCTCCACGTCACGCTCGACGCCTCCGGCCGGCTGGCGGCGGTGCTGGCGGTGCCGCTCGAGGAGCTCCTGCGCGGGCTCGTCCCGAGCGAGATCCCCGCCGGCGCGGCGCGCGAGGCGCTCAAGGCCCAGGCGGTGACCGCGCGCTCCAACGTCCTGGCGCAGATCGGGACGCGCCACCTGACCGACCCGTGGGTGCTCTGCAGCGAGGTGCACTGCCAGGCCTACCGCGGCGAGGCGGCCCAGACCGCCGCCACCGACGCCGCCGTGCGCGAGACCGCCGGCGAGGCGCTCTTCGGCCGCGCCGACCGGGCGCTGGTGGACGCGGTCTACTCCGCCCTGTGCGGCGGGCACGGCGAGGACAACGACGCGGTGTGGCCGGTCCCACCCGACGCGAGCCTGCGCGGTCACCCCGATCTGCCCCCGGGCGCCGCCCAGGCCTGGGCGGGCGGGCTGCGCGACGAGGCGCGGCTGCGCGCCTTCCTCGCCGCGCCCCCCCAGGCGTGGTGTGCCCGCGCCCGCGGCGCGCCCCGGGAGCGGTGGCGCTGGGAGCGCCGGCTCTCGCCGGCCGAGCTCGACGCGCTCGCCGCACCCCTGGGGGTCGGGCACGTGGTGCAGCTCGAGGTGACCTCGCGCGGGGTGTCGGGCCGCGCGCGCTCGCTCACCGTCACCGGCGAGACCGGGACCGGGGTGGTGGAGGGCGAGCTGCGCATCCGCCGCTTCCTGGGAAACCTGCCGAGCGCGATGATCGCGCTCGACCGCGAGGGGCCGGCGCTCGTCGTCCGGGGAGGCGGCTGGGGCCACGGCGCGGGCATGTGCCAGTGGGGCGCGGTCGGCCGCGCCGAGGCGGGCCAGGACTACCGGGAGATCCTCCGCGCCTACTATTCGGGGGCGGAGGTGGGCCGCATCTACTGA
- a CDS encoding sigma-54-dependent transcriptional regulator, which translates to MDRNATILVVEDDAPTRSALCEYLGMAGYRVRTAASGGEGLAALQARSDVDAVLLDLVMPDMDGFELLRRYRASQGQAAVVVLSGLSEAENVVKAMKFGAADYLPKPFDPSELDLVLRRALDSRAPGRAGPRLASASGDEALSPPITLSAAMERVWGLAQRVADTDVPVLLVGESGVGKDVVARRIHALSHRADKPFVKINCAALPGELLESELFGHEKGAFTGAHAEKPGKFELANHGTIFLDEIGEMDPRLQAKLLQVLQDEEFYRVGGKRSLRVDARVLVATNRDLESEIEAGTFREDLYYRLNVVTLRVPPLRERKEDIEPLVHHFVEKYRRRYQGGLDRVPDDVMERFHAYDWPGNVRELENLVRRLVVLKDPSMVLGELTPARAAAPEPPHAAPAAPAPAPAGAALHAPLPEDAPLKEVGKRAARIAEREAIIRALGRTGWNKRKAAKRLQISYKALLYKIKDCEIVDPRNAALIE; encoded by the coding sequence ATGGACCGCAACGCCACCATCCTGGTCGTCGAGGACGACGCCCCGACCCGCTCGGCGCTCTGCGAGTACCTGGGGATGGCGGGGTACCGCGTGCGGACGGCCGCGAGCGGCGGCGAGGGGCTCGCCGCGCTCCAGGCGCGCAGCGACGTCGACGCCGTGCTGCTCGACCTCGTCATGCCGGACATGGACGGCTTCGAGCTCCTGCGGCGCTATCGCGCCTCGCAGGGTCAGGCGGCGGTGGTCGTGCTGTCCGGCCTCTCCGAGGCGGAGAACGTCGTGAAGGCCATGAAGTTCGGCGCCGCCGACTACCTGCCGAAGCCCTTCGATCCCTCGGAGCTGGACCTCGTCCTGCGCCGCGCCCTGGACAGCCGGGCGCCTGGCCGCGCCGGCCCGCGCCTCGCGTCCGCCAGCGGCGACGAAGCGCTCTCGCCGCCCATCACGCTCTCGGCGGCGATGGAGCGGGTGTGGGGGCTGGCGCAGCGGGTGGCCGACACCGACGTCCCGGTGCTGCTCGTCGGGGAGAGCGGCGTGGGCAAGGACGTGGTGGCGCGGCGCATCCACGCGCTCTCCCACCGCGCCGACAAGCCGTTCGTGAAGATCAACTGCGCCGCGCTGCCGGGCGAGCTCCTGGAGAGCGAGCTGTTCGGGCACGAGAAGGGCGCCTTCACCGGCGCTCACGCCGAGAAGCCGGGCAAGTTCGAGCTCGCGAACCACGGCACCATCTTCCTCGACGAGATCGGCGAGATGGACCCGCGGCTGCAGGCGAAGCTCCTCCAGGTCCTGCAGGACGAGGAGTTCTACCGGGTGGGCGGCAAGCGCTCGCTCCGGGTGGACGCGCGGGTGCTGGTGGCGACGAACCGCGACCTCGAGTCGGAGATCGAGGCGGGCACGTTCCGCGAGGATCTCTACTACCGGCTCAACGTCGTCACCCTGCGCGTGCCGCCGCTGCGCGAGCGCAAGGAGGACATCGAGCCGCTCGTGCACCACTTCGTGGAGAAGTACCGCCGGCGCTACCAGGGCGGCCTCGACCGCGTGCCGGACGACGTGATGGAGCGGTTCCACGCCTACGACTGGCCGGGGAACGTCCGGGAGCTGGAGAACCTCGTCCGCCGCCTGGTGGTGCTGAAGGATCCGAGCATGGTGCTGGGCGAGCTGACGCCCGCCCGCGCCGCCGCGCCCGAGCCGCCGCACGCCGCGCCGGCGGCGCCCGCCCCCGCGCCGGCCGGCGCCGCCCTGCACGCGCCGCTCCCCGAGGACGCGCCGCTCAAGGAGGTCGGGAAGCGCGCCGCCCGCATCGCGGAGCGCGAGGCCATCATCCGCGCGCTGGGCCGGACGGGCTGGAACAAGCGCAAGGCCGCCAAGCGCCTGCAGATCAGCTACAAGGCGCTGCTCTACAAGATCAAGGACTGCGAGATCGTCGATCCGCGCAACGCCGCCCTGATCGAGTGA
- a CDS encoding polysaccharide biosynthesis/export family protein: MRRMTLLLSLAAAACASTTKGERVATQPPSEYRIGREDVLEIVVWHEPELTRVMPVRPDGFIALPLAGEVQAAGKTPAELRTALTTALTPYVKDAAVAVLVREINGPRFSVMGEVTHAGTFPLRGAISVTQALATAGGTNEFAGDEVVWLRQKPDGKQEKVRLSLKELVHGDVEGALWLSPGDVLYVP; encoded by the coding sequence ATGCGCCGAATGACCCTGCTGCTGTCCCTTGCCGCAGCCGCCTGCGCCAGCACCACGAAGGGTGAGCGCGTCGCGACGCAGCCGCCCTCCGAGTACCGGATCGGGCGCGAGGACGTGCTCGAGATCGTGGTGTGGCACGAGCCGGAGCTCACCCGGGTGATGCCGGTGCGGCCCGACGGGTTCATCGCGCTGCCGCTGGCCGGCGAGGTCCAGGCGGCGGGGAAGACCCCGGCGGAGCTGCGCACCGCGCTGACGACCGCCCTCACGCCCTACGTCAAGGACGCCGCGGTGGCGGTGCTCGTCCGCGAGATCAACGGCCCCCGCTTCTCGGTCATGGGCGAGGTGACGCACGCGGGCACCTTCCCGCTGCGGGGCGCCATCTCGGTGACCCAGGCGCTCGCCACCGCCGGCGGCACCAACGAGTTCGCCGGGGACGAGGTGGTGTGGCTGCGCCAGAAGCCCGACGGGAAGCAGGAGAAGGTGCGGCTCTCGCTCAAGGAGCTGGTCCACGGCGACGTCGAGGGCGCGCTCTGGCTCTCGCCGGGCGACGTGCTCTACGTTCCGTGA
- a CDS encoding GumC family protein yields MERTYTLREMVEAVRRRRWLALGVAAVVLIIGAVAIVGTPDEYRADSVMQIEPHQVPHDFFPTSVTSFDERMRTLKHGVLARPVLERVLAETDFVPGWKAHPDDAIEKLRRAVEVRLEGEVAGGPPSLLFVVEVRGADRAKVAKAADLIPRYYAELTRQVMQDQAKNLAGALQAQLDEVSQRLAGEERKLVAFKAEHALEVPEASEANQRAAATLMAQIDLRLGTLADARRRRTAAFAAIPEAFSTAGLAGGNAEDVLRRLETARAMYGAEHPEVKRLERQYQVVTARSGDSQKTFVKERVDAQVARIDDEIRTNEAEVARLQKELGAVQRRLDAAPQLGEQYRILARDYETLRGKYASTLSRAADARAAEALLAADASGLFRVVQAAVAPSRPAGPNRVNLALVALAAALGAALLAVAAGEYFDTTLRGPQDASAFGVPVLAAIPRIGPRRAGEHA; encoded by the coding sequence ATGGAGAGGACCTACACGCTGCGCGAGATGGTCGAGGCCGTGCGGCGCCGCCGGTGGCTGGCGCTCGGGGTGGCCGCGGTCGTGCTGATCATCGGAGCCGTCGCCATCGTGGGGACTCCGGACGAGTACCGGGCCGACTCGGTGATGCAGATCGAGCCGCACCAGGTGCCGCACGACTTCTTCCCGACCTCCGTGACCTCGTTCGACGAGCGCATGCGCACCCTCAAGCACGGCGTGCTCGCCCGCCCGGTGCTGGAGCGGGTGCTGGCCGAGACCGACTTCGTCCCCGGCTGGAAGGCGCACCCGGACGACGCCATCGAGAAGCTCCGCCGCGCGGTCGAGGTGCGCCTGGAGGGCGAGGTGGCGGGCGGGCCGCCGTCGCTGCTCTTCGTGGTGGAGGTGCGCGGGGCGGATCGGGCCAAGGTGGCCAAGGCCGCCGACCTCATCCCCCGCTACTACGCCGAGCTGACGCGCCAGGTGATGCAGGACCAGGCGAAGAACCTGGCCGGCGCGCTGCAGGCGCAGCTGGACGAGGTCTCGCAGCGCCTGGCCGGCGAGGAGCGCAAGCTCGTCGCGTTCAAGGCCGAGCACGCGCTGGAGGTGCCGGAGGCGAGCGAGGCCAACCAGCGCGCGGCCGCCACGCTCATGGCGCAGATCGACCTGCGCCTCGGCACGCTGGCGGACGCGAGGCGCCGCCGCACCGCCGCCTTCGCGGCCATCCCGGAGGCGTTCAGCACCGCCGGGCTCGCCGGCGGCAACGCCGAGGACGTGCTGCGGCGGCTCGAGACGGCGCGCGCCATGTACGGCGCCGAGCACCCCGAGGTGAAGCGGCTTGAGCGCCAGTACCAGGTGGTGACGGCGCGCAGCGGCGACTCGCAGAAGACGTTCGTGAAGGAGCGCGTCGACGCGCAGGTGGCCCGCATCGACGACGAGATCCGGACCAACGAGGCGGAGGTGGCGCGCCTGCAGAAGGAGCTCGGGGCCGTGCAGCGGCGGCTGGACGCGGCGCCGCAGCTCGGCGAGCAGTACCGGATCCTCGCGCGCGACTACGAGACCCTGCGCGGGAAGTACGCGAGCACGCTCTCGCGGGCGGCCGACGCGCGCGCCGCCGAGGCGCTCCTGGCGGCCGACGCCTCCGGGCTGTTCCGGGTGGTGCAGGCCGCGGTCGCGCCGAGCCGCCCGGCCGGGCCGAACCGGGTCAACCTGGCGCTGGTGGCTCTGGCGGCGGCGCTCGGCGCCGCGCTGCTGGCGGTCGCGGCCGGCGAGTACTTCGACACCACCCTGCGCGGGCCGCAGGACGCGAGCGCCTTCGGCGTGCCGGTGCTGGCCGCCATCCCCCGCATCGGGCCGCGCCGCGCCGGCGAGCACGCCTGA
- a CDS encoding CpsD/CapB family tyrosine-protein kinase — protein MPVPAENRLTAPPPPQEDGRLLALARPDSMAAEQYRVLLARLDRMKAARPMRVVAVTSCARGEGRSMTAANLALTAAREGREVALVECDLRRPSLAALFELEPHGGLAGVVQGEVELQQALARVDGVMVLCAGEARDPAALLRHPRLAMTLDTLRASFPLVVLDAPPALALSDAARLEGTVDGMLLVVKAGETPRELVRLAVEALGDRLLGIVLNGVEEPGYARYLRHEASAP, from the coding sequence ATGCCCGTCCCCGCCGAGAACCGCCTCACCGCGCCCCCGCCGCCGCAGGAGGACGGCCGCCTGCTGGCGCTGGCGCGCCCCGACTCCATGGCGGCCGAGCAGTACCGGGTGCTGCTGGCCCGGCTCGACCGGATGAAGGCCGCCCGGCCCATGCGCGTGGTCGCGGTCACCTCCTGCGCCCGGGGCGAGGGCCGCAGCATGACCGCCGCCAACCTCGCGCTCACCGCCGCCCGCGAGGGCCGCGAGGTGGCGCTCGTCGAGTGCGACCTGCGCCGGCCCAGCCTGGCCGCGCTGTTCGAGCTCGAGCCGCACGGCGGGCTGGCCGGGGTGGTGCAGGGCGAGGTCGAGCTGCAGCAGGCGCTGGCGCGCGTCGACGGGGTGATGGTGCTGTGCGCGGGCGAGGCGCGCGACCCGGCGGCGCTCCTCCGCCACCCGCGCCTCGCCATGACGCTCGACACGCTGCGGGCCTCCTTCCCGCTGGTGGTGCTCGACGCCCCGCCGGCGCTGGCGCTCTCCGACGCGGCGCGCCTGGAGGGCACCGTCGACGGCATGCTGCTGGTGGTGAAGGCGGGCGAGACGCCGCGCGAGCTGGTGCGGCTGGCGGTGGAGGCGCTCGGGGATCGGCTGCTCGGGATCGTCCTCAACGGCGTGGAGGAGCCAGGGTACGCGCGCTACCTCCGCCACGAGGCTTCGGCCCCGTAG
- a CDS encoding exopolysaccharide biosynthesis polyprenyl glycosylphosphotransferase has protein sequence MVRVFNHWFSGRKAAFFIAEESALVLALLAGMSLGPVAHPLVTREHGLGAAFLRAAIAALAFAGALYFGDLYDLRSAARDRFDGRRLLRALGVAVVVLALAYLALPVVVPMGWIPRRSLVLAAAGGALAVIAVRAAMPAVVGAPTRVLVLGTGARARKLARDVETEADGLFEVVGFADSNGGSRSADPALPFAGAVDQLARRLRAEVVVVAVEDRRAGLPVDALLACRTHGVQVMSDVAFAEATLKRIPLDLLRPSALIFDEGFRAGPVRRAVKRAVDLGLAVGMLLAAGPVMLLTAAAVAAADGRPILYSQERTGGGGRPYRIWKFRTMRRDAEATGAVWATEADPRVLPVGRLLRRTRLDELPQLWNVLRGEMSFVGPRPERPVFLDELKRRWPLFTLRELVKPGLTGWAQLKYRYGSTMEEQARKLEYDLYYVKNTSLFLDLVCLFHTAKIVLTGRGAK, from the coding sequence GTGGTCCGGGTCTTCAACCACTGGTTCTCGGGCCGCAAGGCGGCCTTCTTCATCGCCGAGGAGAGCGCGCTCGTGCTGGCGCTGCTGGCGGGGATGTCGCTCGGGCCGGTGGCGCACCCGCTCGTCACCCGCGAGCACGGGCTCGGGGCCGCCTTCCTGCGCGCGGCCATCGCCGCGCTCGCCTTCGCGGGGGCGCTCTACTTCGGCGACCTCTACGATCTCCGCTCGGCCGCCCGCGACCGGTTCGACGGCCGGCGGCTGCTGCGGGCGCTCGGGGTGGCGGTGGTGGTGCTGGCCCTGGCGTACCTCGCCCTGCCGGTGGTGGTGCCCATGGGGTGGATCCCGCGCCGCTCGCTGGTGCTGGCGGCGGCGGGCGGGGCGCTGGCGGTGATCGCCGTCCGGGCCGCCATGCCGGCGGTGGTCGGCGCCCCGACCCGCGTGCTCGTGCTCGGCACCGGCGCCCGGGCGCGGAAGCTCGCGCGCGACGTCGAGACCGAGGCCGACGGGCTGTTCGAGGTGGTGGGGTTCGCGGACTCGAACGGCGGCTCGCGCTCGGCCGACCCCGCGCTGCCCTTCGCCGGCGCCGTCGACCAGCTGGCGCGGCGGCTCCGGGCCGAGGTGGTGGTGGTGGCGGTGGAGGACCGGCGCGCCGGCCTGCCGGTGGACGCGCTCCTCGCCTGCCGCACCCACGGCGTGCAGGTCATGAGCGACGTGGCGTTCGCGGAGGCGACGCTGAAGCGCATCCCGCTCGACCTCCTCCGGCCGAGCGCGCTCATCTTCGACGAGGGGTTCCGGGCGGGCCCGGTCCGGCGGGCGGTGAAGCGCGCGGTGGACCTCGGCCTGGCGGTGGGCATGCTGCTCGCCGCCGGCCCGGTCATGCTGCTCACCGCCGCCGCGGTCGCGGCCGCCGACGGGCGCCCCATCCTCTACTCGCAGGAGCGCACCGGGGGCGGCGGCCGCCCGTACCGCATCTGGAAGTTCCGCACCATGCGCCGCGACGCCGAGGCGACCGGCGCGGTCTGGGCCACCGAGGCGGATCCCCGCGTGCTGCCGGTCGGCCGGCTGCTGCGCCGGACGCGGCTCGACGAGCTGCCGCAGCTCTGGAACGTGCTGCGCGGCGAGATGAGCTTCGTCGGCCCGCGCCCGGAGCGGCCCGTCTTCCTCGACGAGCTCAAGCGGCGCTGGCCGCTCTTCACGCTGCGCGAGCTCGTGAAGCCGGGGCTCACCGGCTGGGCGCAGCTCAAGTACCGCTACGGCTCCACCATGGAGGAGCAGGCCCGCAAGCTCGAGTACGACCTCTACTACGTGAAGAACACGTCGCTGTTCCTCGACCTCGTCTGCCTCTTCCACACCGCGAAGATCGTGCTGACGGGGCGGGGGGCGAAGTGA